gagtaacttgtccaagatcacaagGCAGTAAATTTCAAGTGGTAGAaccaggattcaaatccagacAGGCTGATGCCTGGGTCCATGATCCCACTGTAACATATGCTGCAGAAGGGGAGAAACCTGAGCTTGCAGAATTCCTGAATGAGCCCAAAGCAGGTGGCAAACAGCCAACCATGGGTCTACATAGATTCAGGTCACTGCTTGAAGATTCTTATTCACTAGATCCAACACCATCCTGAGCCTATTCTTTCTCTGTATCCAGCCTATTAGCTCTCAGGGGGCAAAAGATAGGGACTTCTATTCCTTTACTCCCACTTCCACAAAGCAGGCCAAGGTTCATCTGACAAATGGGCAGAACCTTTATTTCCTAACTCTAGACCTCCATTAGAAGGTCAAATGTACTGCAGGTCAAATGTACTGCAGGCTGAAGGCAAAGCCCTTCTCAAACAATCCAGAAATCAGCAGAGACCCCCACACATGGTGTTCTTCATAGCAGTCCCTTCCAATAGGCCAGACGGAAGGGGCAGCAGGATTTCTGTGGACCCAAGCTGTGTTGGGAATGGTGAGCAGTCAAAGGGGGGGAGTCTCAGAAAAGGCACAGCCATCTCAGATGTTCAGACCTAGAGAACAGCCTGGTTTAGCAGGTCTTCAGGACCGGTTGTCTCGAGGTCTTCTTCGGGGTCGGGGGCCACAACTGGAGCTGGGAATGGAGCCCAGGCCAGGGGGTGCCCCTGGGGGCTGGTAGCCACACTCACTAGGGTCCAGGGGGTCCCGGCTAAGCAGTACCCACACTGCAGGCACATTGCGACGTACTGTGAGGGGGTCTAAACCTGTGTCAGGTGAATTTGGGACCCAGCTGTCTTCAGTCTGCAGGAAACGCAGTTTGGTGAGCTGATGCAGACCTGGAACTCGACGCTTGACAATCTCAGCGCAACTGACCGCTTTCCCTGCAGCCCGGCCAGAACCTGAAAACACCACATGTCGTGCACTGCCTCCCTCCAATCGACCCAGTGCAAGTCCCAGCAGGTTTCGAATTTTGCTGCCATCTCGGACCCGCATCTCCAGGGTGTCAGGAGGTAGCTGGGGCATTGGGGAAGGTGCTGGAAGCTCTATAGAGCCAGCTTTCCGGTAGTGCTCCATCCTGCTTGCTGTGTTGTCTGTGACTCTCACTGCCCACTGCAGAGAAGTATCAGATGAGTGGTAGGCAATGTGCCCCCCAGCCATTCTCCATCACTCTCTCCACCCCTCTTCAGGATATGGCCCTTTTTCTCATCCCAGACTTCCCAGGAACAGTGTCACATCCTCTCACTCCCAAGCTTTTAAGACCAGGAACCATGTCTACTTCATCTTGGGAAGAGGCTTACCCCTTACACGCCCTCCCCCTCCTCTAGACAGCATCACAATACACCCCTCTCCCTCAGCAAATCTGGAGTTCCGGAGACAGGACCAAATTTCCAAGCATTGGGTTCTTTGGGCCAGGACTAGATCCCATTATTCCAAGCCATTAGGACTAGTAGGGAGCCCCAACCCCATTCTGGGCTTCTTAAGGCAGGGCCCAGAACTCTTACCGTGGCTCTCTAAAAACAAGACCGAGAGCTCCTATCAGGGTTTTTCAAGTACAGGGACAGGCAGTCCCTTCATTTTGTTCTCCCTGAGAACAGGGCCAAGCCCCTTTGCCCCAGGTTTCCCGGGACACAGCAAAAGCTCTTACCCAATGCTTCCCAAAACAGAGTCAACATTTTCTCTGGGGTCCCTAGTATAGGGCTAAGCAGCCTTTGCCCCAAAATTATTAGGGTCGATCTACATCAACCTAGAGTAGTCAGAAACTCAGGGGCAGGCTCGAGAGGAGGGCTGCGCGGGCCACTCCGGGCCAGCTTTGGCCGTCTCCGTTGCCTCGGGCCGCTTCCAGGTCCCGCGGGCCACTGCAGCTAGGGAGCAGGAGTCCTCTCGGGCTACCTCCAAGCGTCGCCACCCTGCTGGTACCAGGATCTCACCTCAGCAGACCAAGAAGACTCCCGCCTGAACCTCTCAGCGCCTCCAAGATGGCGTGCGGGCGGGGTGCGCGCCGAGACCGCGGGCCCGCGCACGCCGAACGCGGGCGGAGCCTGAGGGAAACCGGGGAGGAGCTTGGACCCGCTGAGGGAGAGGAGCTAGGACTTGCTGACAGGGGACAGAGGCGCATGGTCTCCGCAGTTAAATCCCGGGCAGGGGCACTCCAATGGGGCCAAGAGGTCCTTGAACAGGAGGGGAGGAGCCATCTGAGGAGTCCTGCGTTTGAAGGACAAGGGATTCgggagacaagatgggagggaggGCATTACCTGTTGGACTCCGAAGAAGCCTTTCAGTTTGGAGTGGCCACTTACGCAGTAGCGCGGCGACAACCTCAGTTACCGAGTGCTGAGCTTCGACTCATCCTGTGAGCACTGGCGAATTATGGGGGTTTTGTCAGGGGTCAATCGAACCACAGCTTGTGTAGAGCTCACTTGCGGCAGATGAGGGTAGTGTTTGAGGTGGGAATGCGGTCGGCGTGACCCTGGGAAAGGGCTATACCGCATACAGCCCATACCAGCCTCACAGGGCTCCTGGCCACGGAACCCAGAGGCATGTTCACAGAGCCTAGTCGATGCCCGGCGCCTGATTGGCgttcaaatatttattggatgaTTTTTTGAACTAATGAACCACAGAAATTgcaagggggggctggggatgtggctcaagcggtagcgcgcttgcctggcatgcgtgcggcccgggttcgatcctcagcaccacatacaaacaaagatgttgtgtccgctgagaactaagaaataaaaattaaaaattctctctctctctttctcctctctcactctctctttaaaaaaaaagaaaaaagaaattgcagtggggatggagaaaagattaatttgggagatattggTGGGTAGTTATGGTGAAGAGTTGGTGACTGTTTGAATGGAGAAGTAGTCTAGAATGATGCCAGGTTTCAGAACAGTCTGAACTTGAGTATCAGGAGTAGGGAGACCACATCGGTAGGGGGTGGTCAACAGACAGTTGGTAAGCAATCTGGAGCCAAATCACTCCCTAAGACCACAAGGAGGCAGCATTTAGCGGAGTGTGGTGCCCATTTcagtttcttctagctctttcaCAACATGCTCCTTTACCCCACCTTCCCAACTGCCCCTCCCCAACCTAAAACTTCCTGCATACAAATCTCCTGGGCTCTCCCAAGCGGTTAATGGCACCGCACAAACTCCCAAGAGAGAAATTTCAAGGTTTTTCTCTGCATTTGCACATATTGCTCCCTTGGCTTGGAAAGTCCCTGCATTGACACCCACCAGGGCTGCCTGTTTCATAGCTTATTCTTTGTGTAGAAAAGGACCCTATGCCCACCTGGTAGCATTGCCCATTTGCTTGACTATCTCCTTAATAGCCTGTGCTCTACCTGTATCCTCTCTACCTGACGGCATATAACTTTTAAAGGGTACTTGGTAAATGAAGGATAAATGAATGCACAAAGGAATGTCCCATTCACATCAATCAAATAAGAGCCTTCATCTTCAGAGCTCTACACCTCCCAGAAAGCCAGATTAAGATAGAACAGTTTCCAGTCCAACCACCAGGGAGGTTGACAGCTCTACCTTTcgccacccccaccctcaccaccaAGCCCATCCTAGACCAGAAGCTGGCACACTCCTCCAGTAATCTCTACAGTTTATTTATTATCACTGGAATAAATACATTGATGGGGGGTGTGTGTGCAAACCATAACTGCCAGATAACCTGATCTCTGTACTCAGAACCCCACCTGAGTACAGACAGGTGGTCCTTAAATTTCTCAAATACAAAGCTGCCTCTGCCTTGTTATAAAGACAGTTTGGCACAGGGCCCTGAAGCCTGGCTGCCCTGGCCAGCCCTGTGATGGGGAGCAGCTGTCATTCTTCTGCTGGTTTCACTTGCTTGGCAGCTTCTAGTTGGCAAAGCAGCTCATCCCACTGCACGAACTGCTTAGAAAGAAGCATTGTCTGGTCACAGGTCAAGGAGATAACAGGAGTCTTATTGAGGGAGTGATTTTGCATCTGCCAAAAGACATTGGGATGGGGAAGCAGGGAACAGACAGGCTAATTGGGatgggagaagagaggaagaggtgggACACAAGAATAGAGCTTGGGGAGAGCACCCCAGGATCTAGCTGAGCAGAAAGGATACAATCTTGTTGTATTCCTCCAGGAGAGCCTTGGACTCCTCAGTGATCTCCACACATTTGTCCTGTAGGGCCAAAGTGGCAGAGAAAGGATATGGGCAAAGTCCCATCTCTCACTAAACTTACTCCCCACAAAGCCTAATGAAGGTGAATGCTTACACCCAGAACCAAAGGAGCAAAAGGCTAAAGGGGCATTTTCAGGCCCCAGGATGGGTGTCTTAACAGAAGTCCAGAGATTTATGTAAGGGGAAGTGGGCCATACGCTTAGGAAAACATTCTGTCTGTTATATGTCTTCTCCTTCTGAACCCTCTTTGAACTTGAAACTAAGAACTGGGgatagaaaaaagagagagaggagaagaggagagagaaaaagagagggagagcatCCTCCACCTATAATCAAGGACATACCATTCTCAGGAATTCTTGGGTTCCTCCCAATTtcaaccttgtttcaaaatagtCCTACACTGGGAGGCAGGAGGCCTGGATGTAGCCCTAGGCAAGTCCCTCCCCCACTCTAAAGCATATGGGAAATAAAGGATAAACATCCAAAGTATCAAGAGGAGGGCCTGAGGCCTGCTTCCCCAGATGAGAGGAGTGTGGATGACAGGCCTTACCATCTCTACTTTCCCTTTCAGTCCTCTCTCCTCTCATACCTGCTGCTGGATGTGGATCTGAGCCAAATGCTGTAGGCGGGCGGCATGCTCAGGAACGGCTGTAAAACACATTGCACACTATCCAATGATGCTTGTGCCCTCCCCCGGGACTGCTCAATAGTCTATTAGGTCTTCGGCAGGATTAGAGTATTGAGTGGAGAAGCTAAACAAACGCCAGGCTTCATCGACCACTGTAGCTGGAGGGGGGGTGGCGCTTCCTGCCTGACCCAGTCTTATTACAGGACCCACAGGGAAGGGGAAAAACAGGTGCCAAGGAGAACACAAAATTTTGGGGTCCTCAATGTCGCCCCCTACCACTTAAATGCTATGAATATGGCCTGATAAAGatatcctttttgtttgtttttggtgttggggattaaacccaaaagTGCTTTACTACTAATACATTcacagcctttttatttttattttaagacaggatctcactaagttgctaataGTCTcgctaaagttgctgaggctcacctcaaacctgtaatcctcgtgcttcagcctcccaagtgccaccatgcctggcaaagaGAGCTTTGTCTATCATAGGACCTGTCCCTTTGCTCTCAGCCCAGAAGCCCAGGTCTGTCTGGCTTTGGGAACAGGGATCCAGCAGGTGAGCTAAGGAGGATGCCAATTCCCTAAACTAGCCAACTTGAATCTAACACCCAGAGCCTTGACCACTATGTTGGGACAGCAGCTTAAGGCTGTCAAGATACTTAGTAGGTAGCTGATCAGGAGCAGGAGGGGGAGCTAGAAAAAATACCTCCTGAGACAGACAAGATGGATATCTGGATTCAATTAAAGCCACTGTCTGCTTGTCAAATGCCGGGACCAGGGACTCTCTCAGCAGTGCAGCAGGAAGTATTCATATACCTAGCAGGTGCTCTGCAGTTAAATCAGGGAGATACCAAGGGGTGGGGTAATAAGCAGAGCTGGAGGCTGCTAAAGTATCTGCTAAGTGTCCTCAGGCCCAAACTGCCTGAGGTCGTGAAACGAGGCTCTCTACTCTGAGAATTTTAATCCTAGTAGAGGTGGCAAGTACCCCTAGGATGGGGTACTTGGACAAGGAGTGGACCCAGACTGAGCCCAGGGAGTCTAAGGCATAGGCAAGTCTTGCTCATCCAcccacctcccccaaaaaaacagtGGAACTGAAATCCCGAAGAAGTACCTTTGATGGGAGCACTGTCCAACATGGGTACCAGGTTGTCCACCTGCTCCAGGAGTGCAACTTGGGAGAGTATAAACTGCTCCTCTAAAGTataaagaaaagacagtggaattgaAGCAACCCCAGCACTGCTACTTCAATGCAAGAGGCCAAGCATCTGACAGGAGTCAGAGTTGCTGCCCAATCCTACCCAATGCTCCCCTTCTTTAGGTGCATATTGCCCCCACCTTTCCTGGATGTCTTGTCTGACCTATCTTGAGCCCAAAGAGACTTTTGACCTCTCCAAATCCCTCCTTTCTTTAAGTTTTAACtccaaagcctttttttttttttttttttttttttgaggtactaggAATTAAATGGGGGAATAAGCCATGGGCTACActataactgagctatatcctagcccttttctattattttattaattttattttttggtaccggggattgaagtcaggggcacttaatcactgagccacatccccagccctattttgtattttatttagagacaaggtctccctgagtggcttagcacctcgcttttgttgaggctggctttgaactcatgatcctcctgccttggcctcccaagtcactgggattataggcatgtgccatcatgcctggtagcccttttctattttttgagacagggtcttaccaagttgtcaaggctggccttgaacttgaaattctcctgcctcagcctcctaaatcactgggattacaggctcccAGGCCTGTTCTTCTAGCCTCTTAACAACTCAGTGCCTCCTAGGTCATAGAAGACAAAGTGCTTCAGACTTGGGTCACCATGCCAAAGGCCCCCAGGAAAGTATAGAAGAACAGACACGTGACAGACTATACCAGGCAAGATCTGCTCAGTTTCTCAGAGACAGAGACAATACAAATGGCAAGAGAGCTGGGACAGTAATGGAAGAGGCTAGTGAGAAAATAGGACCTGAGCTGAGCTCTGTATACACAGAGGGGTTCAATGGACTGAAATCCACGGAGTAGGAAGGCATTCAAGAGTGAGGACTGTAGCTGGGCAGTGgtgtacaactgtaatcccagtgctatGTAGGCTGAGGCAaaagtattgcaagtttgaggtcagcctgggcaatttagtaagattcTCTCTCAAAGATATAggacaggtgtggtggctcatgcctgtatcccagtggctctagagaggctaaggcaggggatcatgagttcaaggtcagcctcagcaatttaatgaggacCAAAGTAACTCAAGGACACCCAAtctctaactaaaatattaacaacaccctgtctctaaataaaagggttgggacaatgtggctcagtggttaagcatccctgggttcaatccctggtacccaaaaaaaaaaaaaaagacataaaagggCTTGAGGGCTTGGGGGGTATACTCAGTGGCAAactgccctgggttaaatctctaatatcaccaaaaaaaaaaaaaaaaaaaaagaaagaagaaaaggaaagtgagCACTGTTACATGCAAATGACTAGAGGCAGGAGTGCTTGATAATTAATGAGGGAAAAAGAATTCAATTAGgactggggtcgtggctcagtggtagagcactcgcctagcacgtgcaaggtactgggttagatcctcagcaccacataaaaataaataaataaggatattgtgtccaactacaattaaaaaagaaaaaaaagaattctgttaGCTGAACTGAAAAAGGCAGAGCACAAAAAACAGAGCTGGATGAGAGGACAGGCCCTATAGACTAGAAGACCTTGAATGGCAGGCTAAAAGATTAGGATTTTATGTTAGCAAGGAGAGGAGACACTGAAGTTTGAAGCAGGCAACTGACTTGCTGGAAATGTGTTATGAAGATGAGACTGGACTAAAGCAAAAAGATGATTTGGGAGATTGTGTAACTTCTAGCATGTGACTAGATGTACACCTCCTGAGGCAGTGTcataggaagagagggagagaggctaGGGTAAGAGTCAGTGCAAGGGAAGATCTCCTGAACCATGGAAATTGCTCAGGAGCCCTTTGGGAATTCTAACAGCCCTTTCATCACAGGTGCCCTTTCATCACAGGTGCCCTTCCTTACCTAGACCTCAGTATTACATTACCCACCTAGGTTACAAACTCAGGTCCCTAGAACAGGGATTGCCTCCTCTTGCTCTTATTGTGCCCAGGAGGGCAGGACTGACTTTCTGGTTTACCATTGTTTGTCTCTCATCCAGGATAACACCTGGATCCACAGCAGATAATCATTGAatgtcttctttctctctctctctctctctctctctctctctctctctctcggtggTGGgcggtgg
This portion of the Ictidomys tridecemlineatus isolate mIctTri1 chromosome 4, mIctTri1.hap1, whole genome shotgun sequence genome encodes:
- the Rpp25l gene encoding ribonuclease P protein subunit p25-like protein produces the protein MEHYRKAGSIELPAPSPMPQLPPDTLEMRVRDGSKIRNLLGLALGRLEGGSARHVVFSGSGRAAGKAVSCAEIVKRRVPGLHQLTKLRFLQTEDSWVPNSPDTGLDPLTVRRNVPAVWVLLSRDPLDPSECGYQPPGAPPGLGSIPSSSCGPRPRRRPRDNRS
- the Dctn3 gene encoding dynactin subunit 3 isoform X2 encodes the protein MAALTDVQRLQARVEELERWVYGPSGARGTRKVADGLVKVQVALGNIASKRERVKILYKKIEDLIKYLDPEYIDRIAIPDATKLQFILAEEQFILSQVALLEQVDNLVPMLDSAPIKAVPEHAARLQHLAQIHIQQQDKCVEITEESKALLEEYNKITMLLSKQFVQWDELLCQLEAAKQVKPAEE